A single genomic interval of Microaerobacter geothermalis harbors:
- a CDS encoding DUF309 domain-containing protein, translating into MTHDSSYPEGYIKFFEHYHIGEYWEAHEVLEEVWQKERENDFYHGLIQIAAIMHQLNRGKIAGARKLAVSAQQYLHSFLPEYMGVNVQDVMSWLQDLLQKLPNDVIRIFDKNLNFFEIPVCPLPRIIDR; encoded by the coding sequence TTGACTCATGATTCATCTTATCCAGAAGGATATATAAAGTTTTTTGAACACTATCATATAGGAGAATACTGGGAAGCCCACGAAGTGTTGGAAGAAGTGTGGCAGAAAGAAAGGGAAAACGATTTTTATCATGGTTTAATTCAAATTGCGGCTATCATGCATCAGTTAAACAGAGGGAAGATTGCTGGCGCCCGGAAGTTGGCTGTATCGGCTCAACAATATCTGCACTCCTTTCTCCCGGAATATATGGGAGTTAATGTTCAGGATGTGATGAGTTGGTTGCAAGATTTGCTTCAGAAATTGCCAAACGATGTGATTCGAATTTTTGACAAAAATTTGAACTTTTTCGAAATACCCGTGTGTCCCCTTCCCCGAATTATAGACAGATAA
- a CDS encoding VanZ family protein: MWLRWIPSVIWMSVIYYLSSRTGGELQSMFPFFTQFDWGHLIAYFILGLLFYYALWPKREKKWVPFVVVFLSFLYGITDEWHQSFVPSRSPDLFDLMNDTIGAALAVITVRFWKRKI; this comes from the coding sequence ATGTGGTTAAGGTGGATTCCATCAGTGATTTGGATGTCTGTCATCTATTATCTTTCCTCTAGGACAGGCGGGGAACTACAAAGTATGTTCCCCTTTTTTACGCAATTTGATTGGGGGCATCTCATTGCCTATTTCATACTAGGGCTTCTTTTTTACTATGCCCTATGGCCGAAAAGGGAGAAAAAATGGGTTCCATTCGTGGTTGTATTTCTCTCCTTTTTATATGGGATCACCGATGAGTGGCATCAATCTTTTGTTCCCTCCCGCAGTCCCGATCTCTTCGATTTAATGAATGATACCATTGGCGCCGCGTTAGCTGTTATAACGGTTCGCTTTTGGAAAAGAAAAATATGA
- a CDS encoding YjcZ family sporulation protein codes for MSGGIFNGLDEFGLILVLFILLVIVGASD; via the coding sequence ATGAGCGGAGGAATTTTTAATGGATTAGATGAGTTTGGTTTAATCCTCGTGCTGTTTATCCTATTAGTGATCGTTGGTGCTTCTGACTAA
- a CDS encoding S1C family serine protease encodes MKRKKTYQSFSMASLHPANYFVPIIKEVKHSIVSIETEELAGLSSFDDRLLELLFPGLELKNAPSKSFGTGFIIHPAGYILTCYHVVEKGEEILVKLANKSILKGKLVYVNKNLDLAMVKIPTKTSLQPISLGESSLSQVGEWVIAVGSPLGLDNTVTTGVISAKNRPLKIGKRMYTDIIQTDAAINPGNSGGPLINILGEVIGINVAIIRPSQSIGFAIPIDSIKPYIRQFLP; translated from the coding sequence TTGAAACGGAAAAAAACTTATCAAAGTTTCTCCATGGCTTCCCTTCATCCAGCCAATTACTTTGTACCTATTATAAAAGAAGTAAAACATAGTATTGTTTCGATAGAAACCGAGGAATTGGCGGGCTTATCTTCTTTTGATGATCGCTTATTAGAACTTCTCTTTCCAGGTTTAGAACTAAAAAATGCTCCATCCAAAAGCTTTGGGACTGGATTTATCATCCATCCCGCAGGATATATATTAACGTGTTACCATGTCGTTGAAAAAGGGGAAGAAATTCTTGTAAAGCTTGCAAATAAAAGCATCCTGAAAGGGAAACTAGTTTACGTCAATAAAAATCTGGATTTGGCTATGGTGAAAATTCCAACAAAAACATCCCTTCAACCCATCTCATTGGGTGAGTCAAGTTTATCCCAGGTTGGTGAATGGGTTATCGCTGTCGGATCTCCGCTGGGATTGGATAATACAGTGACCACCGGTGTCATTAGTGCAAAGAACCGACCATTGAAAATCGGCAAAAGAATGTATACCGATATAATCCAAACGGATGCGGCGATTAACCCAGGAAACAGCGGTGGACCGTTAATCAATATCTTAGGTGAAGTGATCGGTATCAATGTCGCCATCATCAGACCCTCACAGAGTATTGGTTTTGCTATTCCCATTGATAGCATCAAACCCTACATTCGCCAGTTTTTACCATGA
- a CDS encoding M3 family oligoendopeptidase, with product MLNELNPTWKLENIFPGGSESEKLEGFLEQLEEDLLLFQQKISGEKVPQNMEEAQEWSNNLDRIQDLEKRIREASAFVSCLTAQNVKDQKAKLLLGRLMQISSSFASLVTSLDHQILSIPQDVWEELLEQNDIKPISFPLEERRTLAKEKLPHEQEKLVNDLAVDGYHAWEELYNTVVGRISIPFEQDGKKVDLSVGQAQNKMSDGDRDVRKEIFKKWEEAWGKDAELCAHALNHLAGFRINLYKNRKWDSILKEPLDYNRMTEQTLNTMWKTIDQNKDIFVSYLQRKAKLLGLNHCSWYDLDAPLSRKSPKISYDKAAQLIVDQFHRFSPKMAEFAKTAFQERWIEAEDRPGKRPGGFCTSFPLTKESRIFMTYGGTASGVSTLAHELGHAYHQHVMNDLPQMIQNYAMNVAETASTFAEMIVADASVKHAKTTEEKINLLEDKIQNSIAFLMNIHARFIFELSFYEERKKGLVSVERLNELMEEAQKKAYRDSLETYHPYFWASKLHFYITEVPFYNFPYTFGYLFSAGIYARALQEGSAFEEKYVSLLRDTGRMKVEDLAARHLGVDLTKPDFWQSAIDIVASDVREFLRLTE from the coding sequence ATGCTAAACGAATTAAATCCAACATGGAAATTGGAAAACATTTTCCCCGGTGGAAGTGAATCGGAAAAATTAGAGGGATTTTTAGAACAACTTGAAGAAGATCTTTTGTTGTTTCAACAGAAAATATCAGGAGAAAAAGTACCTCAAAATATGGAGGAAGCTCAGGAATGGAGCAATAACTTAGATCGTATACAAGATCTGGAGAAGCGGATCAGAGAAGCTTCAGCCTTTGTTTCCTGTTTAACTGCACAAAATGTAAAAGATCAAAAGGCAAAACTTTTATTGGGTAGGCTCATGCAGATCTCATCATCTTTTGCATCTCTTGTAACTAGTTTAGATCATCAAATTTTATCCATTCCCCAGGATGTATGGGAAGAGTTATTGGAGCAAAATGATATAAAACCTATATCTTTTCCGTTGGAAGAAAGACGAACCCTTGCTAAAGAAAAACTGCCCCATGAACAGGAAAAATTGGTTAATGATTTAGCTGTAGACGGTTATCATGCATGGGAAGAATTATATAATACCGTTGTCGGTAGAATAAGTATTCCATTTGAACAAGACGGCAAGAAGGTAGACTTATCTGTTGGTCAAGCTCAAAATAAAATGTCTGACGGAGATCGTGACGTTAGGAAAGAGATCTTTAAAAAATGGGAAGAAGCATGGGGGAAGGATGCGGAACTATGTGCCCATGCTTTGAACCACTTGGCTGGATTTCGAATCAATCTATATAAAAACCGCAAATGGGATTCGATACTAAAAGAACCATTGGATTATAATCGGATGACCGAACAAACCTTAAATACCATGTGGAAAACAATCGATCAAAACAAGGATATTTTTGTATCCTATCTTCAAAGAAAAGCAAAATTGCTTGGGCTTAATCATTGTAGTTGGTATGATCTGGATGCTCCATTAAGCAGAAAATCCCCCAAAATCAGCTACGATAAGGCGGCCCAACTGATTGTAGATCAATTTCATCGTTTTAGTCCAAAAATGGCGGAATTTGCCAAGACAGCCTTCCAAGAGCGTTGGATTGAAGCGGAGGACCGTCCAGGAAAACGCCCAGGAGGGTTTTGTACTAGTTTTCCTTTGACAAAAGAATCGCGAATTTTTATGACTTACGGTGGCACGGCATCAGGAGTATCCACGTTAGCCCATGAATTGGGGCATGCCTACCATCAACATGTGATGAATGACCTTCCCCAAATGATTCAGAACTATGCCATGAATGTGGCTGAAACAGCGTCCACCTTCGCAGAAATGATTGTGGCTGATGCGAGTGTGAAACATGCAAAAACTACTGAAGAAAAAATAAATTTACTGGAGGATAAAATACAAAACAGCATTGCTTTTTTAATGAATATACATGCTCGGTTTATCTTTGAATTAAGTTTCTATGAAGAAAGGAAGAAGGGACTTGTCAGTGTGGAACGATTGAACGAGCTCATGGAAGAAGCTCAGAAAAAAGCATACAGGGATTCTTTAGAAACCTATCACCCCTATTTTTGGGCATCTAAACTTCACTTCTATATTACCGAAGTTCCTTTCTATAATTTTCCCTACACTTTTGGGTACTTGTTTAGTGCTGGTATATATGCCAGAGCATTGCAGGAGGGATCGGCATTTGAAGAGAAATATGTTTCTCTCTTAAGAGATACCGGACGGATGAAGGTGGAAGACCTCGCAGCCCGCCATCTCGGTGTAGATTTAACAAAGCCAGATTTCTGGCAGAGTGCCATTGACATAGTGGCATCTGATGTGAGGGAGTTTTTGCGTTTGACAGAATAA
- a CDS encoding IMEF encapsulin system ferritin-like cargo protein, with amino-acid sequence MGDFQALSDIFTRTKDHVVQFMDMLHPVIDQAEDEHERLYFHHILEEEEHRFDRLNELLPKLRDYVNGHHEPRDYVRLLQDINLEKFGLHNFLEHLDLALFHFTDESRQQFLKKLRDITHDDYQFVKAVLDHLSDDIPFTTQSAEEKIHEKEERLAPATEQTGYRKGLTIGSLIGK; translated from the coding sequence ATGGGAGACTTTCAAGCACTATCTGATATCTTTACTCGGACCAAGGATCATGTTGTTCAATTTATGGATATGCTTCACCCCGTCATTGACCAGGCAGAGGATGAACATGAACGCTTATATTTTCATCACATCCTTGAAGAGGAAGAACACCGGTTTGACCGGTTAAATGAACTTTTACCCAAGCTTAGAGACTACGTGAATGGACATCATGAACCGCGGGATTATGTCCGTCTCCTTCAAGATATTAATCTGGAGAAATTTGGACTTCATAACTTTTTGGAACACCTTGATTTAGCTTTATTTCATTTTACCGACGAATCTCGTCAGCAATTTTTGAAGAAATTAAGAGATATTACCCACGATGACTATCAATTTGTTAAAGCTGTTTTAGATCATTTAAGTGATGATATCCCTTTTACGACCCAATCGGCAGAGGAAAAAATTCACGAAAAGGAAGAACGGTTGGCACCTGCAACAGAACAAACGGGGTATCGAAAAGGATTAACGATTGGAAGTTTGATTGGAAAATAA
- a CDS encoding family 1 encapsulin nanocompartment shell protein translates to MSKTHIYGDSPLSEKDWHRLDETVVDMAKKQLVGRRFIPIYGPLGQGIQSVAVDIYDEQTGGSLDLRGESSKITNPTRRIHLTIPLIYKDFILYWRDLEQAKTLHLPIDLSAAANAAAQCSLLEDSLIFHGSDDFGLPGLMNVNGRLTHIRGDWMESGNAFQDVVDARNKLLQHGHTGPYAMVVSPELYSLLHRVHKGTNVLEIEHVRELITEGVYQSPVLKAGTGVIMSTGSHNMDLAIAEDMDTAYLDHENMNHVFRVYEALVLRIKRPTSICTLEPLEG, encoded by the coding sequence GTGAGTAAAACACATATTTATGGAGATTCTCCTCTCTCAGAGAAGGATTGGCACCGATTGGATGAAACCGTTGTTGATATGGCGAAGAAACAACTAGTTGGACGCCGTTTTATTCCCATATACGGCCCACTTGGACAAGGAATCCAAAGTGTCGCTGTGGATATTTATGATGAGCAAACCGGAGGTTCCCTTGATTTACGGGGGGAAAGTTCTAAAATTACCAACCCAACCAGACGGATTCATTTGACCATTCCATTAATTTATAAGGACTTTATCTTATATTGGAGAGATCTTGAACAGGCAAAAACCCTACATCTCCCTATTGATTTAAGTGCTGCTGCCAATGCTGCTGCCCAGTGTTCCCTTTTGGAAGACTCCTTAATTTTTCATGGCTCCGACGATTTTGGCCTTCCCGGCCTGATGAATGTAAACGGCCGTTTAACTCATATCCGTGGAGATTGGATGGAATCAGGAAATGCATTTCAAGATGTGGTAGATGCAAGAAATAAACTGCTTCAGCATGGACACACAGGGCCCTATGCCATGGTGGTATCACCCGAGTTATACTCCCTTCTTCATCGGGTACACAAAGGAACCAACGTATTGGAGATTGAACACGTTCGGGAGTTGATTACTGAAGGGGTTTACCAATCTCCTGTATTGAAGGCTGGCACTGGTGTGATCATGTCTACCGGATCACATAATATGGACCTGGCCATTGCAGAAGATATGGATACCGCTTATCTTGACCATGAAAATATGAATCATGTATTCCGTGTTTATGAAGCCTTGGTTCTCAGAATTAAACGGCCCACATCCATTTGTACTCTGGAACCGTTAGAAGGCTAA
- a CDS encoding LL-diaminopimelate aminotransferase: protein MSQESYIQQLFAERIGGNQFGKDTVLYKFEKIKRAKMAAKKAHPDVELIDMGVGEPDEMAFPGVVETLQTEAAKPENRFYADNGIPEFKVAAAKYMEEIFGVKGINPETEVNHTIGSKPGLAMIPQIFINPGDITIMTVPGYPVMGTHTKWLGGEVVNLPLLKENNFLPDLDTLTEDQKRRAKLLYLNYPNNPTGASATREFFEKVVHFARENRVIVIHDAAYAALTFDGEKPLSFLSVDGAKEVGAEIQSLSKAYNMTGWRMGFVVGNELIVKGFATVKDNYDSGQFMAIQKAAVHALEHPEITEEISAKYSRRHDMLVEALREVGFDVEKPKGSFYLYVEIPKGIKGGRRFESAEDFSQYLITEKLISTVPWDDAGHFVRFSVTFQAKGIEEEKRVIGEIKKRLTETEFEF from the coding sequence GTGTCACAAGAAAGTTATATTCAGCAATTGTTTGCAGAACGTATTGGTGGAAATCAATTTGGAAAAGATACCGTTCTTTATAAGTTTGAAAAAATAAAAAGAGCAAAAATGGCAGCCAAGAAGGCTCACCCTGATGTGGAATTGATTGATATGGGTGTCGGTGAACCGGATGAAATGGCTTTTCCTGGTGTTGTTGAGACATTGCAGACAGAGGCTGCGAAACCTGAAAACCGGTTTTACGCCGATAATGGCATCCCTGAATTTAAGGTGGCCGCAGCCAAATACATGGAAGAGATTTTTGGTGTAAAAGGGATTAACCCGGAAACGGAAGTGAACCATACCATTGGTTCAAAGCCTGGCCTGGCCATGATTCCTCAAATATTTATCAATCCAGGTGATATCACGATTATGACAGTACCCGGTTATCCTGTGATGGGCACCCATACCAAATGGTTGGGAGGGGAAGTGGTAAATCTCCCGCTATTAAAGGAAAATAACTTCCTGCCCGATTTGGATACCCTCACAGAAGATCAAAAGAGACGGGCAAAGCTATTATATTTAAACTATCCCAACAATCCTACCGGGGCGAGCGCTACGAGGGAATTTTTTGAAAAGGTAGTTCATTTTGCCAGAGAAAACCGTGTGATCGTGATTCATGATGCTGCCTATGCTGCGTTAACCTTTGATGGTGAAAAACCCTTAAGCTTTTTGTCCGTAGACGGAGCCAAGGAAGTGGGGGCAGAGATACAATCCCTTTCTAAAGCATACAACATGACTGGTTGGCGGATGGGATTTGTCGTAGGGAATGAATTAATTGTTAAGGGATTTGCAACGGTAAAGGATAATTATGATTCCGGTCAGTTTATGGCGATTCAAAAAGCGGCGGTTCACGCACTGGAACATCCTGAGATTACAGAAGAAATTTCCGCCAAATATTCGAGACGCCATGATATGTTGGTTGAGGCATTAAGGGAAGTCGGCTTTGATGTGGAAAAGCCAAAGGGTTCCTTTTATCTGTATGTTGAAATTCCGAAAGGAATTAAAGGAGGTCGCCGTTTTGAATCGGCAGAGGATTTCTCCCAATATTTGATTACAGAAAAGTTGATCTCTACTGTTCCTTGGGATGATGCCGGACATTTTGTTCGATTTTCCGTCACATTCCAGGCCAAGGGAATTGAAGAAGAAAAGCGGGTAATAGGTGAAATCAAAAAACGGTTAACTGAAACTGAATTTGAATTTTAA
- a CDS encoding CdiA family toxin C-terminal domain-containing protein, with translation MEDQLVQTKEKYVSYLKSHFQLYSQYSDEQLVEWANKAVEKAIERGVKFGVLEMEGYLEKASEIYFKHFIEGEQKEIRIPSRLAEYFWVMEEGEHLFKSCSHLDIDQKLRVWSEVLNMDSFQSRLVYFSHLKFKKGELRQVDIDLATMLLPPFKRGEYEIFQEKLDRNQILEKIKDKLWKN, from the coding sequence ATGGAAGATCAATTAGTCCAAACAAAGGAAAAGTATGTTTCTTACTTAAAATCTCATTTCCAGTTATACTCACAATATTCCGATGAACAATTGGTGGAGTGGGCTAATAAAGCTGTCGAGAAAGCCATCGAAAGAGGAGTAAAATTTGGGGTTCTAGAGATGGAAGGATATTTGGAAAAAGCTTCGGAAATCTATTTTAAACATTTCATTGAGGGGGAACAAAAAGAAATTAGGATTCCAAGTAGGCTTGCTGAATATTTTTGGGTAATGGAGGAAGGGGAACATTTATTCAAATCGTGCTCCCATCTAGATATAGATCAAAAACTTCGAGTTTGGTCAGAAGTTTTAAACATGGATTCGTTTCAAAGCAGACTGGTGTATTTTAGCCATCTTAAATTTAAGAAGGGGGAGCTTCGACAAGTCGATATTGATCTGGCGACTATGCTGCTTCCCCCTTTTAAACGGGGAGAATATGAAATTTTCCAAGAGAAGTTGGACCGAAATCAGATCCTGGAAAAAATAAAAGATAAATTATGGAAAAACTGA
- a CDS encoding nitrite/sulfite reductase domain-containing protein encodes MSMKKFAVTPGFEVGGSLFKPDQLALLGSIVGKNAKIELTSFQQLYVEMNEDQVEEVTKKLKEAGLQIYPVGPYVKSLKTCSFCQGAEEEGLHVAAALNKAIAGMEAPSALRVGYTGCTNACGEPLLQDIGVVKNKEVFDVYVGGEAKTLNAHTGQLLAIGVPEEKLIDVVKELILYFQQHGKKREKFSRFVNRVGIDHLKKIIHSVS; translated from the coding sequence ATGTCTATGAAAAAATTTGCTGTAACACCTGGTTTTGAAGTGGGAGGAAGTTTATTTAAGCCTGATCAATTAGCTTTATTAGGTTCAATTGTTGGAAAAAATGCTAAAATTGAACTGACTTCTTTTCAGCAATTGTATGTAGAAATGAACGAGGATCAAGTGGAAGAAGTAACAAAAAAGTTAAAAGAAGCGGGTCTACAAATTTACCCCGTTGGTCCTTACGTAAAAAGTTTAAAAACCTGCAGTTTTTGTCAAGGTGCTGAGGAAGAAGGACTTCATGTTGCCGCGGCGTTAAATAAAGCTATAGCTGGTATGGAAGCTCCCAGTGCTTTAAGGGTTGGATATACCGGTTGTACCAATGCCTGCGGTGAGCCGTTACTGCAGGATATTGGGGTTGTGAAAAATAAAGAAGTTTTTGATGTCTACGTAGGGGGAGAAGCTAAGACCTTAAACGCTCATACTGGCCAATTACTTGCAATCGGTGTGCCGGAAGAAAAGCTAATAGATGTTGTGAAAGAGCTAATCCTATATTTCCAGCAGCATGGGAAAAAGCGAGAAAAATTTTCACGTTTTGTTAATCGTGTGGGCATCGATCATCTTAAAAAGATCATTCACAGCGTATCGTAA
- a CDS encoding ABC transporter ATP-binding protein yields MAPLLEVSDLNVKFQSHSRKVHALRGVSFHLERQEVLAIVGESGCGKSVTAKSIMQLLPKGIASITKGSILFDGKDITRLNRNEMAKLRGSKMGMIFQDPMTSLNPTMKVGEQIAEGLIIHRGMSRHQAMAKAVELVEMVGIPNPKIRCKQYPHQLSGGMRQRIVIAMALVCQPELLIADEPTTALDVTIQAQIIDLLRDLQKKLGMSIILITHDLGVVANFAHRVMVMYAGKVVESGTVEDIFYRAKHPYTWGLLQSVPRLDNDDAQPLRAIEGTPPDLSHPPSGCAFSDRCPYVMDVCEQYNPDQWVLSQHHRAACWLLDPRAPKVEIPIHSEKVS; encoded by the coding sequence ATGGCTCCGTTATTAGAAGTTAGTGATCTGAATGTTAAATTTCAGTCCCATTCCCGAAAAGTCCATGCACTGAGAGGGGTATCCTTTCACTTGGAGCGACAGGAGGTTTTGGCCATTGTAGGGGAATCAGGATGTGGGAAGTCTGTGACGGCAAAAAGTATTATGCAGCTTCTGCCGAAGGGCATTGCCAGTATTACTAAAGGTTCTATCCTTTTTGATGGAAAAGATATAACCAGGCTAAACCGAAATGAAATGGCCAAGCTAAGGGGCTCTAAAATGGGGATGATTTTTCAGGATCCAATGACCTCTCTCAATCCTACCATGAAAGTAGGAGAACAAATTGCCGAGGGACTAATCATTCACAGGGGAATGTCAAGGCACCAAGCGATGGCGAAAGCAGTAGAATTGGTGGAGATGGTTGGAATTCCAAATCCAAAAATAAGATGCAAACAATATCCTCATCAATTAAGTGGAGGGATGAGACAACGGATTGTGATCGCCATGGCTTTAGTATGTCAACCGGAATTATTGATTGCAGATGAGCCAACAACAGCGCTGGATGTGACCATCCAGGCTCAAATCATAGATCTGCTAAGGGATTTGCAAAAAAAATTGGGGATGTCCATTATATTGATTACCCATGATCTTGGAGTGGTGGCCAATTTCGCTCATCGGGTTATGGTGATGTATGCGGGGAAGGTGGTGGAAAGCGGAACGGTAGAAGATATTTTTTATCGGGCTAAACATCCTTATACTTGGGGGCTACTTCAATCCGTACCTAGATTAGATAATGATGATGCTCAACCTTTGAGGGCCATTGAAGGGACCCCTCCGGATTTATCCCATCCACCATCTGGATGTGCCTTTTCTGATAGATGTCCATATGTCATGGATGTGTGCGAGCAATACAATCCTGATCAGTGGGTTCTCTCCCAACATCACCGTGCAGCCTGTTGGCTTCTTGACCCAAGGGCACCAAAGGTAGAAATACCCATTCATTCTGAGAAGGTATCATAG
- a CDS encoding ABC transporter permease produces MQTIPDHLFRFKERGSEKPKAAVAPSLSYWKDAFFRLKRNKLAMLGFFIIIGLILLSVIGPYLVPYSYSDQSLLEADEAPSSTHWFGTDDLGRDMFARTWVGARISLFIGIAAALIDLLIGVIWGGIAGYKGGKTDEVMMRIVDVLYGLPHLLVTILLMVVLKPGLFTIIIAMTATGWIGMARLVRGQILQLKEYEFVLAAKTLGAGSRRILFKHLIPNCMGPIIVNMTLTVPNAIFAEATLSFLGLGVPVPLASWGTMTSEGLVTLLTGQIWRLFFPAFFISLTMFAFNVLGDGLRDALDPRLRR; encoded by the coding sequence ATGCAAACGATCCCAGATCACTTATTTCGCTTTAAAGAAAGAGGGTCTGAAAAACCAAAAGCAGCCGTTGCACCCAGTCTGTCTTACTGGAAAGATGCTTTTTTTCGACTAAAGAGAAATAAGTTAGCAATGTTAGGTTTTTTTATCATTATAGGATTAATTCTGCTGTCAGTAATTGGTCCCTACCTTGTCCCTTATTCCTACTCTGATCAAAGTTTGCTGGAGGCAGATGAAGCCCCGTCTTCAACCCATTGGTTTGGGACCGATGATTTGGGGCGTGATATGTTTGCCAGAACATGGGTGGGAGCAAGAATATCACTTTTCATTGGAATTGCCGCAGCCCTTATAGACTTGCTGATTGGAGTGATTTGGGGAGGGATAGCCGGATACAAGGGCGGTAAAACTGACGAAGTGATGATGAGAATTGTAGATGTTTTATATGGGCTCCCACACTTGCTTGTAACGATTTTATTAATGGTTGTTTTGAAACCGGGATTATTTACCATTATTATTGCGATGACTGCTACAGGGTGGATCGGAATGGCCCGATTGGTCCGTGGACAAATTCTTCAATTAAAGGAATATGAATTTGTACTGGCAGCCAAAACTCTCGGTGCTGGATCCCGGCGCATTTTATTTAAACACTTGATCCCTAACTGTATGGGCCCTATTATTGTAAATATGACTTTAACCGTTCCAAATGCCATTTTTGCAGAAGCAACATTAAGTTTTTTGGGTTTGGGGGTTCCTGTTCCATTGGCCAGTTGGGGAACGATGACATCCGAAGGGTTGGTTACCCTTTTAACCGGTCAAATATGGCGATTATTTTTCCCGGCTTTTTTTATCTCATTAACGATGTTCGCATTTAATGTACTTGGAGACGGTTTAAGGGATGCTTTAGACCCCCGATTAAGAAGATAA
- a CDS encoding ABC transporter permease — MQQFLIQRFIGIIVTLFVIVTITFLLMNAIPGDPFTSENRIPEQVLKNLRAYYGLDDPLIVQYVKYLKGIVTFDLGPSIKSETRGVNQLIADGFPVSAQLGIQAVLTAVVFGIFFGIIAAMRHNGWLDYLSMIFAIIGISVPSFIMATILINYFAVKLDWFPVATWGTWKHTVLPSVALALAPMAYIARLTRSSILEVLSMDYVQTAIAKGVIGFRLVFRHVLRNALIPVVTVLGPISAGILTGSFVIEQIFGIPGMGRYFVMGITDRDYPVILGTAVFYSTILVLFIFVVDIAYTLIDPRIKLTRRD; from the coding sequence ATGCAACAATTTTTGATCCAACGTTTTATAGGAATCATTGTAACTTTATTTGTAATTGTTACCATTACTTTTCTGCTGATGAATGCGATACCTGGAGATCCCTTTACCAGCGAAAATCGCATTCCCGAGCAGGTCTTAAAAAATCTCCGTGCCTATTACGGACTGGATGATCCTCTGATCGTTCAATATGTGAAGTATTTAAAGGGGATCGTCACTTTTGACCTGGGGCCGTCAATCAAATCGGAAACCCGGGGAGTCAACCAATTAATTGCCGATGGATTTCCCGTATCTGCCCAACTGGGAATCCAGGCAGTTCTCACTGCTGTCGTGTTTGGCATATTTTTTGGAATCATCGCTGCTATGCGGCATAACGGATGGTTAGATTATCTGTCCATGATATTTGCTATCATTGGAATTTCTGTACCCAGCTTTATTATGGCAACAATTCTTATTAATTATTTTGCGGTGAAACTGGATTGGTTTCCAGTGGCAACTTGGGGGACATGGAAACATACGGTGCTCCCGTCCGTTGCTTTGGCATTGGCACCTATGGCATATATTGCACGATTAACCCGATCCAGTATTTTAGAGGTTCTTTCCATGGACTATGTGCAAACAGCCATCGCCAAAGGAGTGATAGGATTTCGCCTGGTTTTCCGCCATGTTCTCAGAAATGCCTTAATTCCGGTGGTAACCGTTTTGGGGCCGATTTCCGCTGGAATTTTGACGGGAAGTTTCGTGATTGAACAAATATTTGGTATACCTGGAATGGGAAGGTACTTCGTCATGGGGATTACAGACAGGGATTATCCGGTTATTCTGGGAACAGCCGTTTTTTACAGTACCATCCTGGTTTTGTTTATATTCGTAGTGGATATTGCTTATACCTTAATAGACCCACGCATCAAGCTGACAAGGAGGGATTAA